A stretch of Lutra lutra chromosome 9, mLutLut1.2, whole genome shotgun sequence DNA encodes these proteins:
- the LOC125108310 gene encoding 40S ribosomal protein S14-like translates to MAPRKGKEKKEEQVISLGPQVAEGENVFGVCHIFASFNDTFVHVTDLSGKETICRVTGGMKVKAVRDESSPYAAMLAAQDVAQRCKELGITALHIKLRATGGNRTKTPGPGAQSALRALARSGMKIGRIEDVTPIPSDSTRRKGGRRGRRL, encoded by the coding sequence ATGGCACCTCgcaaggggaaggaaaagaaggaagaacaggtCATCAGCCTTGGACCTCAGGTAGCGGAAGGAGAAAATGTATTTGGTGTCTGCCACATCTTTGCATCCTTCAATGACACTTTTGTCCATGTCACCGATCTTTCTGGCAAGGAAACCATCTGCCGTGTGACTGGTGGAATGAAGGTGAAGGCTGTTCGAGATGAGTCCTCTCCCTACGCTGCTATGTTGGCTGCCCAGGATGTAGCCCAGAGGTGCAAGGAGCTGGGCATCACTGCCCTCCACATCAAACTACGGGCCACAGGAGGAAATAGAACCAAGACCCCTGGACCCGGGGCCCAATCAGCCCTCAGAGCCCTTGCCCGCTCAGGAATGAAGATCGGGCGGATTGAGGATGTCACCCCCATCCCTTCCGATAGCACCCGCAGGAAGGGGGGTCGTCGTGGTCGCCGTCTGTGA